The DNA window GCCTCGTGTCGGTCGAGGAAGGCTGGCATTATTCGGGCATCGGGTCGGAAATGGCCGCGATCATGATGGAAAAATGCTTCGACGATCTCGACGCGCCCGTCGTGCGCGTCTATGGCGCGGATGTTCCCATGCCCTATGCAGCGAACCTGGAAAAGCTTGCGCTCCCGCAGGCGAATGACATCATCGAAGCCGCGAAAAAGGTGGCCTATGCCGCATAACGTATTGATGCCCGCACTCTCGCCCACCATGACCGAAGGCAAGCTTGCCAAATGGGTCAAGAAGGAAGGCGACAAGGTTAAGGCCGGACAAGTCCTCGCCGAAATCGAAACCGACAAGGCGACGATGGAGGTGGAGGCGGTCGATGAAGGCACGCTCGCCAAAATCCTCGTCCCCGCCGGCACGGACGGCGTGAAGGTGAATACACTGATCGCGATCTTGCTGGAAGACGGTGAAGACGCGGCGGCTTTGAAAAATGTCAGCAATGATGTGAAACCGGCCGCTGCCGTCGCACCGAAGGCTGAAGTGCCTGCTCCTGCTGCTGCAAAACCCGCAGCCGCGCCGCAGCCCGTTGCGCATCAGGCAAGCGGCAACCGCATATATGCCAGCCCGCTCGCAAAACGCATTGCCAAGGAAAAAGGCATCGACCTTGCAACCGTCAAGGGTTCCGGCCCGCATGGCCGCATCGTGAAATCCGACCTTGAAGGCGCGAAGGGCGGTCATACCGCTCCTGTGGCGGCTGCCGCTGCGCCGAAAGCCGTTGCACATGCCGCCGGCCCCGATGCGAAGGCATTGGCCGATGCCTACGGCATCCCGTACAAGCTGATCCCCAATAACGGCATCCGCAAGGTTGTCGCGCGCCGTTTGCTGGAATCCAAACAGACCGTCCCGCATTTCTACCTGTCGGTCGATTGCGAACTGGATGCGCTGCTGGCCGTCCGCAAGCAACTGAACGACGCGGGCCAAAGCTACAAAATCTCCGTCAACGATTTTGTTATCAAGGCAACGGGCGTGGCGCTCGCACAATATCCCGCCGCGAACGTGTCGTGGACCGATGAAAACGTTGTGCAGTACGAACGCGCCGATGTATCGGTCGCGGTGGCGACAGCCAACGGCCTGATTACCCCCATCATCAAGGACGCGGCGAACAAGAGCCTGAAGGACATTTCCAACGAGATGAAGGAACTGGCGGCCAAGGCGAAGGACGGCAAGCTGAAACCCGCTGAATTCCAGGGCGGCACCATTTCCGTCTCCAACCTCGGCATGTTCGGCATCAGCAACTTTGCCGCCATCGTCAACCCGCCGCAGGGCGCAATCCTCGCCATTGGCGCGGGCGAGCAGCGCGCGGTCGTGAAGGACGGTCAGGTGAAGGTCGCAACCGTGATGACCGTCACCATGTCCACCGACCACCGCTGCATCGACGGCGCGATTGGCGCTGAATACCTGCAGGTGTTCAAGAAACTGATCGAAAACCCGATGAGCCTGATTTTGTGAGCAAGACCGTCACGCCATTCCTGATGTTCGAGGGCAGGGCGGAAGAGGCGATGAATTTCTACATCAGCCTTTTCGCAGACGGCCGCATCGACGACATCAAACGGTATCCCGCCGGCGGCGCGGCCAAGGCCGGATCGGTCATGACCGCGCGCTTCACCATCGGCGACCAGACATTCATGGTGACCGACAGCATCGTGAAGCACGAATTTACCTTCACGCCCGCCATGTCGATCTTCGTCGAATGCGCCGATGAAGCCGAACTGGCCGACCGCGCCGTGACGCTCGCCGATGGCGGGCAGGTTTACATGCCGATGGACAATTACGGTTTCAGCCGCAAATTCGCCTGGGTGGGCGACCGCTTCGGCGTTTCGTGGCAATTGAATCTTCAGTAGGAGTTTTTCCATGAGCGAACAGCAATTCGACATCGTCGTCCTCGGCGCAGGCCCCGGCGGTTACGTGGCCGCCATCCGCGCGTCGCAACTGGGTTTCAAGACCGCGATCGTGGAACGTGAAAACCTCGGCGGCATCTGCCTGAACTGGGGCTGCATCCCGACCAAGGCGCTGTTGCGTTCGTCCGAAATTCACCACCTGTTGCATAACCTCGATGCTTACGGTCTCAAGGCTGAAAATATCTCCTTCGATTTCAAGAAAATCATCGACCGGTCGCGCAAGGTCGCAGGGCAGCTGTCGGGCGGCATCAAGCACCTGATGAAGAAAAACAACATCACCGTTTTCGACGGCACGGGCAAGCTGTTGGGCAAGAACAAGCTGTCCGTCACCAAAGACGGCAAGCCCGTTGCCGAGCTGAAAGCGCCGCATATCATTATTGCCACCGGCGCGCGCGCCCGCGTGCTGCCGGGTCTGGAACCTGACAAGCTGGTCTGGACGTACCGCGAAGCAATGACCCCGACGGAAATGCCTAAATCGCTGCTGGTCATCGGTTCCGGCGCGATCGGCATGGAATTTGCCAGCTTCTATAAAAACATGGGCGCGCAGGTGACCGTGGTCGAATTGATGGACCGCATCCTGCCCGTGGAAGACGCCGATATTTCCGCCTTCGCGCGCAAGGCTTTCGAAAAACAAGGCATGAAAATCATGACCGGCGCAAAAGTCGCCAAGCTGAACCGCGGCGCGAATGACGTTGAAGCGGAAATCGATGTCGCTGGCAAAATCGAGAAGATCAAGGTCGACCGCGTGATTTCTGCGGTCGGCATCGTCGGTAATTCCGAAAACCTCGGCCTTGAAAATACCAAGGTCAAGGTCGATCGCGGCCATATCAAGGTCAATGAATGGCTGCAAACGGATGAGCCCGGCGTTTACGCCATCGGCGATGTTGTGCAGGGCCCGTGGCTGGCGCACAAGGCGAGCCATGAAGCCGTCATCTGCGTCGAGAAAATTAAGGGCCTGAACGATGTTCATCCGCTGAAGGTCGAAAACATTCCAGGCTGCACTTACTGCATGCCGCAGGTGGCATCGGTCGGCCTGACCGAAGCGAAGGCCAAGGAAAAAGGCTATCAGGTGAAGGTCGGCAAATTCCCCTTCATCGGAAACGGCAAGGCGATTGCGCTGGGCGAACCGGAAGGTTTTGTCAAAACAGTGTTCGACGCGAAAACCGGCGAACTGCTGGGCGCGCATATGATCGGCGCGGAAGTGACCGAAATGATCCAGGGCTACGGCATCGCCAAAACGCTGGAAACCACCGAGATCGACCTGTTCCACACCGTCTTTCCTCATCCGACACTGTCGGAAATGATGCATGAGTCAGTGCTGGATGCGTATGGTAAAGTGATCCATATGTAAGCCGTCATCCCAGCGAAGGCTGGTATCTCGCGGGGTGAAGCCAAGCTTTTATAAAACGCGCTGACGCGCGGGAGATGCCAGCATTCGCTGGCATGACAGCGTAGGGTGTTTAAACAATCTTCTCGTAATAATCCAGCTCATGCTTGTCCACCATGCCGCGATGGACGAAGGTGTAGCCGCATTTTTTGTAGAATTCGCTGGCGCCGCCGGAGCCGACGTATGAGTCGAGGCGCACGGCCTTGACGCGCAGTTTACGGGCGCGGCTTTCGATTTCAAACAGGGCGGAGCGGCCCAGGCCTTTGCCCTGAAATTTCGGGTCGATCGACATGTTGCGCAGGTAACAGGCGGGCGTGCTCTGGCGTTTGAACCATGGCTTTGAATCGCGGTCGGTTTTTTCGACATCCAGCGTGAAGGTGCCGGCAAGGCTGCCGTCTTCGATCACGACAAACAATGTGTTGTCAGTCAGCTTGCTAAGGATGGAACTGAGCAGGGAGATTTTTGACCACGGGCCTTTGCCATGCTTACGGGTCAGTTCGTCCGCCGCCGCCTTGCGCAGCTTATATACATCCAATACCTCGCTAAGCTTAGCGCGACGGATATTGACCATTTTAGCTCCCCGTTAATCCCTGTGGCCGCTTTCATGCGACTCTGTTCAATAACTTTGCCATAGATATCAATGCCTTGCAAGTTTCCCGAAAAAGAGTTGCCGTTTGGCAAAACACGGCTAAATTACTGCCCATGGACAACGACATCGACACAGCCCCCGAAGCAAACGAAAAGAAAAAATCCGAGTTCCGTCATCCGGAAAAGCGGAACCGTCCAGACACGCCCATCCTGCGGAAACCCGAATGGATCCGCGTGAAAGCCCCCGTGTCCCCCGCATATCACGAGACAAAAACCCTCGTCCAGAACCTGAAGCTGAAAACGGTCTGCGAGGAAGCGGCATGCCCGAATATCGGCGAATGCTGGAAACAGAAACACGCGACCTTCATGATTTTAGGCGCGACCTGCACCCGCGCATGCTCCTTCTGCAACGTTGCGACCGGTATCCCCGACAAGCTGGACCCGTTCGAGGCGGCGCGCGTCGCAATTGGCGTGCAGAAACTTGGCCTGAAACATGTCGTCATCACCTCCGTCGACCGCGATGATCTGGCCGATGGCGGGGCGGAGCAGTTCGTGAAGGTCATCAACGAGATCCGCCGTCTGTCTGCCGGCACGACCATCGAAATCCTGACGCCGGATTTCAAGGACAAGGATAACGCGATCGAGCCGATCGCGATTGCGCGTCCCGATGTGTTCAACCACAACCTTGAAACCGTGCCGCGCCTGTACCCGACGATCCGTCCGGGTGCGCGCTATTTCACCTCGCTGGAACTGCTGAACCGCGTCAAGAAAATCGACCCGTCGATCTTCACCAAATCCGGCCTGATGGTAGGATTAGGCGAGACGAAGCAGGAAGTGATGCAAGTCATGGACGACCTGCGCGCTGCCGATGTCGATTTCCTGACCATCGGGCAATACCTGCAGCCGACACCGAAACACGCTGCTGTTGACCGTTTCGTGACGCCGGAAGAATTCAAGTCATACGAAACCATCGCCCGCGGCAAGGGATTCCTGATGGTATCGGCCTCGCCGCTGACGCGTTCTTCGTATCATGCGGATTCCGATTTCGAGAAAATGCGCGCCGCGCGCGAGGCGAAGCTGGCCACGGCTGGCAAGTAAATGCCGTCCCATTCCGAAAAACGCATCCTGCCGTATTCGTCGGAACAACTGTTCGACCTTGTGATGGATATCGAAAAATATCCGGAATTCCTGCCGTGGTGCCTGGCCGCGCGCGTAAATGAAAAGAAAAAATCGGATTTAAGCGCCGATGTGATCGTCGGATACGGCCCTTTCCGTGAAAAATTTTCATCGCATGTAAAATTCAAGAAGCCTAAGGAAATCGAAGTCCATTATTTGCAGGGGCCTATGAGCCAGCTGGAAAACAAATGGGTGTTCAGGGATATGCGCGGCGGGCAATGCGAGGTCGATTTCTATATCGACTTTTCGCTAAAAACCAAG is part of the Alphaproteobacteria bacterium genome and encodes:
- a CDS encoding type II toxin-antitoxin system RatA family toxin, with translation MPSHSEKRILPYSSEQLFDLVMDIEKYPEFLPWCLAARVNEKKKSDLSADVIVGYGPFREKFSSHVKFKKPKEIEVHYLQGPMSQLENKWVFRDMRGGQCEVDFYIDFSLKTKLFEKIVDQFFHRALVKMINAFEGRALQLYGGKKH
- the lpdA gene encoding dihydrolipoyl dehydrogenase, translated to MSEQQFDIVVLGAGPGGYVAAIRASQLGFKTAIVERENLGGICLNWGCIPTKALLRSSEIHHLLHNLDAYGLKAENISFDFKKIIDRSRKVAGQLSGGIKHLMKKNNITVFDGTGKLLGKNKLSVTKDGKPVAELKAPHIIIATGARARVLPGLEPDKLVWTYREAMTPTEMPKSLLVIGSGAIGMEFASFYKNMGAQVTVVELMDRILPVEDADISAFARKAFEKQGMKIMTGAKVAKLNRGANDVEAEIDVAGKIEKIKVDRVISAVGIVGNSENLGLENTKVKVDRGHIKVNEWLQTDEPGVYAIGDVVQGPWLAHKASHEAVICVEKIKGLNDVHPLKVENIPGCTYCMPQVASVGLTEAKAKEKGYQVKVGKFPFIGNGKAIALGEPEGFVKTVFDAKTGELLGAHMIGAEVTEMIQGYGIAKTLETTEIDLFHTVFPHPTLSEMMHESVLDAYGKVIHM
- a CDS encoding VOC family protein, with protein sequence MSKTVTPFLMFEGRAEEAMNFYISLFADGRIDDIKRYPAGGAAKAGSVMTARFTIGDQTFMVTDSIVKHEFTFTPAMSIFVECADEAELADRAVTLADGGQVYMPMDNYGFSRKFAWVGDRFGVSWQLNLQ
- the lipA gene encoding lipoyl synthase, whose protein sequence is MDNDIDTAPEANEKKKSEFRHPEKRNRPDTPILRKPEWIRVKAPVSPAYHETKTLVQNLKLKTVCEEAACPNIGECWKQKHATFMILGATCTRACSFCNVATGIPDKLDPFEAARVAIGVQKLGLKHVVITSVDRDDLADGGAEQFVKVINEIRRLSAGTTIEILTPDFKDKDNAIEPIAIARPDVFNHNLETVPRLYPTIRPGARYFTSLELLNRVKKIDPSIFTKSGLMVGLGETKQEVMQVMDDLRAADVDFLTIGQYLQPTPKHAAVDRFVTPEEFKSYETIARGKGFLMVSASPLTRSSYHADSDFEKMRAAREAKLATAGK
- a CDS encoding GNAT family N-acetyltransferase, translating into MVNIRRAKLSEVLDVYKLRKAAADELTRKHGKGPWSKISLLSSILSKLTDNTLFVVIEDGSLAGTFTLDVEKTDRDSKPWFKRQSTPACYLRNMSIDPKFQGKGLGRSALFEIESRARKLRVKAVRLDSYVGSGGASEFYKKCGYTFVHRGMVDKHELDYYEKIV
- a CDS encoding pyruvate dehydrogenase complex dihydrolipoamide acetyltransferase gives rise to the protein MPHNVLMPALSPTMTEGKLAKWVKKEGDKVKAGQVLAEIETDKATMEVEAVDEGTLAKILVPAGTDGVKVNTLIAILLEDGEDAAALKNVSNDVKPAAAVAPKAEVPAPAAAKPAAAPQPVAHQASGNRIYASPLAKRIAKEKGIDLATVKGSGPHGRIVKSDLEGAKGGHTAPVAAAAAPKAVAHAAGPDAKALADAYGIPYKLIPNNGIRKVVARRLLESKQTVPHFYLSVDCELDALLAVRKQLNDAGQSYKISVNDFVIKATGVALAQYPAANVSWTDENVVQYERADVSVAVATANGLITPIIKDAANKSLKDISNEMKELAAKAKDGKLKPAEFQGGTISVSNLGMFGISNFAAIVNPPQGAILAIGAGEQRAVVKDGQVKVATVMTVTMSTDHRCIDGAIGAEYLQVFKKLIENPMSLIL